From the Amycolatopsis thermoflava N1165 genome, one window contains:
- the glpD gene encoding glycerol-3-phosphate dehydrogenase, protein MSQPLSPAYRGDALRRLANEEFDVLVVGGGVTGAGAALDAASRGLSVALVEARDLAAGTSSRSSKLIHGGLRYLEQLDFKLVREALRERGLLLRTLAPHLVRPVKFLVPLQHRVWERGYIGAGVTLYDTLGGARALPRHRHLSRRRAFEVAPGLADDALIGAIQYYDAQVDDARHTMMIARTAADQGAAVVTRTRVTSLVRDGERVVGARVTDRESGAEITVRARVVIAATGVWSDDIAEAAGVEKPFTVRASKGIHLVVPREKIDLDTGLILRTEKSVLFVIPWGPHWIVGTTDTEWDLDREHPAASRADVDYVLDHVNAVLRKPLTRDDIEGVYAGLRPLLAAKATATTKLSREHAVAHPVPGLVVVAGGKYTTYRVMAADAVDAAMSDVDRPAPPSWTDKLPIVGARGYAEVWEGRYALARRAGLPVARIEHLLGRYGTAVEEVLALVGERPELGEEIPGAPDYLKAEAVYAVTHEGALHLEDVLTRRTRISIEQRDRGLAAAPAVADLIAPELGWTAERRDREVAHYRARVEAERTAQEAPDDATANERRLAVPALG, encoded by the coding sequence GTGTCCCAACCCCTGTCCCCCGCCTACCGCGGCGACGCGCTGCGGCGGCTGGCGAACGAAGAGTTCGACGTGCTCGTCGTCGGTGGCGGCGTGACCGGCGCGGGCGCCGCGCTGGACGCGGCTTCGCGCGGGCTGTCGGTCGCCCTGGTCGAGGCCCGCGACCTGGCCGCGGGCACGTCCAGCCGGTCGAGCAAGCTGATCCACGGCGGTCTGCGCTACCTGGAGCAGCTGGACTTCAAGCTGGTGCGGGAAGCGCTGCGGGAACGCGGGCTGCTGCTGCGCACCCTCGCGCCGCACCTGGTGCGGCCGGTGAAGTTCCTGGTGCCGCTCCAGCACCGGGTCTGGGAGCGCGGCTACATCGGGGCCGGGGTCACGTTGTACGACACGCTCGGCGGGGCGCGGGCGCTGCCGCGGCACCGGCACCTGAGCCGGCGGCGCGCGTTCGAGGTGGCGCCCGGCCTCGCCGACGACGCGCTGATCGGCGCGATCCAGTACTACGACGCGCAGGTCGACGACGCGCGGCACACGATGATGATCGCGCGCACGGCGGCCGACCAGGGCGCGGCGGTGGTCACCAGGACGCGGGTGACCTCGCTGGTCCGCGACGGCGAGCGGGTCGTGGGCGCGCGGGTCACCGACCGGGAGAGCGGCGCGGAGATCACCGTCCGGGCGCGGGTGGTGATCGCCGCGACCGGGGTGTGGAGCGACGACATCGCCGAGGCCGCCGGCGTCGAGAAGCCGTTCACGGTGCGCGCGTCGAAGGGCATCCACCTGGTGGTGCCGCGGGAGAAGATCGACCTGGACACCGGGCTGATCCTGCGCACCGAGAAGAGCGTGCTGTTCGTGATCCCGTGGGGCCCGCACTGGATCGTCGGCACCACGGACACCGAGTGGGACCTGGACCGCGAGCACCCGGCGGCCAGCCGCGCGGACGTGGACTACGTGCTCGACCACGTGAACGCGGTGCTGCGCAAGCCGTTGACGCGCGACGACATCGAGGGCGTGTACGCCGGGCTGCGGCCGCTGCTGGCGGCGAAGGCGACCGCGACGACGAAGCTGTCGCGGGAGCACGCGGTGGCGCACCCGGTGCCGGGACTGGTGGTCGTGGCCGGTGGGAAGTACACGACGTACCGGGTGATGGCCGCGGACGCGGTGGACGCGGCGATGTCCGATGTGGACCGTCCGGCGCCGCCGTCGTGGACGGACAAGCTGCCGATCGTGGGCGCGCGCGGGTACGCGGAGGTCTGGGAGGGCCGGTACGCGCTCGCGCGGCGGGCGGGCCTGCCGGTGGCGCGGATCGAGCACCTGCTGGGCCGGTACGGCACGGCGGTCGAGGAGGTGCTGGCCCTGGTCGGTGAGCGGCCGGAGCTGGGCGAGGAGATCCCGGGCGCGCCGGACTACCTGAAGGCCGAGGCGGTGTACGCCGTGACACACGAAGGCGCGCTGCACCTGGAGGACGTGCTCACGCGGCGGACGCGGATCTCGATCGAGCAGCGGGACCGCGGACTGGCGGCGGCGCCCGCGGTGGCCGACCTGATCGCCCCGGAGCTGGGCTGGACCGCCGAGCGCCGCGACCGCGAGGTGGCGCACTACCGGGCCCGCGTCGAGGCGGAACGCACCGCCCAGGAAGCCCCCGACGACGCGACGGCGAACGAACGCCGCCTGGCGGTGCCCGCGCTGGGTTGA
- a CDS encoding GlxA family transcriptional regulator — protein sequence MPTTRRVVIAVFPDVDLLDVTGPAEVFTLANRATRGAAGYVVQLAGPDGGVVATSAGVRLVTDLAFADVDGALDTLLVPGAVDLRPGGPVARIDQEVVTWVKATAPQARRVASVCVGAHVVAAAGLLDGKTATTHWSTAAQLAADHPAVRVDPDPIFVRSGNVWTGAGISACMDLALALVAEDLGEEVALDVARQLVMYLKRQGGQSQFSVPLSTPPASRRDIDELRMFIADHLDGDLSTAALAARMCLSERHFARVFRQETGHPPAAYVEAARVEAARRLLESTDEPLDRIAAACGLGSVETLHRAMRKQIGTTPAAYRRRFRTTV from the coding sequence ATGCCAACCACCCGCCGTGTCGTGATCGCGGTCTTCCCCGACGTCGACCTCCTCGACGTCACCGGCCCGGCCGAGGTGTTCACGCTGGCCAACCGGGCGACCCGGGGCGCGGCGGGCTACGTCGTCCAGCTCGCCGGACCGGACGGCGGCGTCGTGGCCACGTCGGCGGGGGTGCGGCTGGTGACGGATCTGGCGTTCGCCGACGTGGACGGCGCGCTGGACACGCTCCTGGTGCCCGGCGCGGTCGACCTGCGCCCGGGCGGGCCGGTCGCGCGGATCGACCAGGAGGTGGTGACCTGGGTCAAGGCGACCGCGCCGCAGGCGCGCCGGGTCGCCTCGGTGTGCGTGGGAGCGCACGTGGTGGCCGCGGCCGGGCTGCTGGACGGCAAGACCGCCACCACCCACTGGTCGACCGCCGCGCAGCTGGCCGCCGACCACCCGGCGGTGCGGGTGGACCCCGACCCGATCTTCGTGCGCAGCGGGAACGTGTGGACCGGCGCCGGGATCAGCGCCTGCATGGACCTCGCGCTGGCGCTGGTGGCCGAGGACCTCGGCGAGGAGGTCGCCCTGGATGTGGCGCGGCAGCTGGTCATGTACCTCAAGCGCCAGGGCGGGCAGAGCCAGTTCTCGGTCCCGCTGAGCACGCCGCCCGCCTCCCGCCGGGACATCGACGAGCTGCGGATGTTCATCGCCGACCACCTCGACGGCGACCTGTCCACCGCGGCGCTGGCGGCCCGGATGTGCCTGAGCGAGCGGCACTTCGCCCGGGTCTTCCGGCAGGAGACCGGCCATCCGCCCGCCGCCTACGTCGAGGCCGCCCGGGTGGAGGCCGCGCGCCGTCTGCTGGAGAGCACCGACGAGCCGCTGGACCGGATCGCCGCGGCATGCGGGCTCGGCTCGGTGGAGACCCTGCACCGGGCGATGCGCAAGCAGATCGGCACCACGCCGGCGGCCTACCGACGCCGGTTCCGCACCACCGTCTGA
- the glpK gene encoding glycerol kinase GlpK, with the protein MPDFVGAVDQGTTSTRFMIFDHGGNEIARHQLEHEQILPRPGWVEHNPTEIWERTRAVIASALTKANLTVADLAALGITNQRETTVVWNRRTGRPYTNAIVWQDTRTDRIASALERGGQGEVIRRKAGLPPATYFSGGKLQWILENVDGVRADAENGDALFGTTDSWLIWNLTGGVDGGVHVTDVTNASRTMLMDLEKLDWDDELLSFFGIPRRMLPEIKPSSGHFGTTRADGPLGGEIAITGVLGDQQAATVGQVCFRPGEAKNTYGTGNFLLLNTGHELVRSKHGLLTTLCYQFGDDKPVYALEGSIAVTGSAVQWLRDQLGIISGASQSETLARQVEDNGGIYFVPAFSGLFAPYWRSDARGAIVGLTRATTNAHLARATLESICYQTRDVVEAMQNDSGVTLDVLRVDGGVTANELCMQLQADILGVPVSRPVVAETTALGAAYAAGLAAGFWRSTDELEQNWNEDRRWEPSWNDAQRAEGYAGWQKAVGRTLDWVDVE; encoded by the coding sequence ATGCCCGATTTCGTCGGTGCCGTCGACCAGGGCACCACCAGCACCCGGTTCATGATCTTCGACCACGGCGGCAACGAGATCGCCCGCCACCAGCTGGAGCACGAGCAGATCCTGCCCCGGCCGGGCTGGGTCGAGCACAACCCCACCGAGATCTGGGAGCGCACCCGCGCGGTGATCGCGAGCGCGCTGACCAAGGCGAACCTGACGGTCGCCGACCTGGCCGCGCTGGGCATCACCAACCAGCGCGAGACCACCGTGGTGTGGAACCGGCGCACCGGCCGCCCCTACACCAACGCCATCGTCTGGCAGGACACCCGCACCGACCGGATCGCCTCCGCGCTGGAGCGGGGCGGCCAGGGCGAGGTGATCCGCCGCAAGGCCGGGCTGCCGCCCGCCACGTATTTCTCCGGCGGCAAGCTGCAGTGGATCCTGGAGAACGTCGACGGGGTCCGGGCCGACGCGGAGAACGGCGACGCCCTGTTCGGCACCACCGACAGCTGGCTGATCTGGAACCTCACCGGCGGGGTGGACGGCGGCGTGCACGTCACCGACGTCACCAACGCCTCCCGCACCATGCTGATGGACCTGGAGAAGCTGGACTGGGACGACGAGCTGCTGTCGTTCTTCGGCATCCCGCGCCGGATGCTGCCGGAGATCAAGCCGTCGTCCGGCCACTTCGGCACCACCCGCGCCGACGGACCGCTCGGCGGCGAGATCGCGATCACCGGCGTGCTCGGCGATCAGCAGGCGGCCACCGTCGGCCAGGTGTGCTTCCGCCCCGGCGAGGCCAAGAACACCTACGGCACCGGCAACTTCCTGCTGCTCAACACCGGCCACGAGCTGGTGCGGTCGAAGCACGGGCTGCTCACCACCCTGTGCTACCAATTCGGCGACGACAAGCCGGTGTACGCGCTGGAAGGCTCCATCGCGGTCACCGGGTCGGCGGTGCAGTGGCTGCGCGACCAGCTCGGCATCATCAGCGGCGCCTCGCAGAGCGAGACCCTGGCCCGGCAGGTCGAGGACAACGGCGGGATCTACTTCGTCCCGGCGTTCTCCGGGCTGTTCGCGCCGTACTGGCGTTCCGACGCCCGCGGCGCGATCGTCGGCCTGACCCGCGCCACCACCAACGCCCACCTGGCGCGCGCCACCCTGGAATCGATCTGCTACCAGACGCGCGACGTCGTGGAGGCCATGCAGAACGACTCCGGCGTCACGCTCGACGTGCTGCGCGTCGACGGCGGCGTCACCGCGAACGAGCTGTGCATGCAGCTGCAGGCGGACATCCTGGGCGTGCCGGTGTCCCGGCCGGTCGTCGCCGAGACCACCGCGCTCGGGGCCGCCTACGCGGCCGGGCTGGCCGCCGGGTTCTGGCGGTCGACCGACGAGCTGGAACAGAACTGGAACGAGGACCGGCGCTGGGAGCCGTCGTGGAACGACGCCCAGCGCGCCGAGGGGTACGCCGGCTGGCAGAAGGCCGTCGGCCGCACCCTCGACTGGGTCGACGTCGAGTGA
- a CDS encoding MarR family winged helix-turn-helix transcriptional regulator, whose translation MAEIDSLEALLARVMRLVATQGDEPAGDGAAAMTLTEGVVLVELLGAGEVTQAQLSARLRVDKSRMSRVCSSLERKGLVARERDERNRRNLVVRITGEGTTAAKRLRETWRERHERMLGAMTAEERQGLMLGLRALARELDGFHPSQEAI comes from the coding sequence GTGGCGGAGATCGACTCGCTGGAGGCCCTGCTCGCCCGGGTCATGCGGCTGGTCGCGACGCAGGGCGACGAGCCGGCCGGCGACGGGGCGGCGGCGATGACGCTGACCGAGGGCGTCGTGCTCGTCGAACTGCTCGGGGCGGGGGAGGTGACGCAGGCGCAGCTCAGCGCCCGGCTGCGGGTGGACAAGAGCCGGATGAGCCGGGTCTGCTCGTCGCTGGAGCGCAAGGGGCTGGTCGCCCGGGAACGGGACGAGCGCAACCGGCGCAACCTGGTCGTGCGGATCACCGGCGAGGGGACCACCGCGGCGAAGCGGCTCCGCGAAACCTGGCGGGAACGGCACGAACGCATGCTCGGCGCGATGACCGCCGAGGAGCGGCAGGGGCTGATGCTGGGGCTGCGGGCGCTGGCCCGCGAACTCGACGGCTTCCACCCCTCGCAGGAGGCGATCTGA
- a CDS encoding isochorismatase family protein, which produces MPVSPTLRDVLGLGAGVPRLADATVVLIDFQNTYRTGVMALEGAEPALAAAARLLAAARAAGAPVVHVINDGGPGSPYDIRADIGAISPEVSPGEGEPVVVKRFPDAFHETGLEKVLRELGSGAELVLAGFMTHMCVTFTAQGAFNRGYRPTVVAEATATRSLPAPDGTPVVAGTLRTAALTTIGDLFGTIAPTVEDLIR; this is translated from the coding sequence ATGCCCGTTTCCCCGACTCTGCGGGACGTGTTGGGCCTCGGCGCCGGGGTGCCCCGGCTCGCCGACGCCACCGTCGTGCTGATCGACTTCCAGAACACCTACCGCACCGGGGTGATGGCCCTCGAAGGCGCCGAGCCCGCTCTCGCCGCGGCGGCCCGCCTGCTCGCCGCCGCCCGCGCGGCCGGCGCGCCGGTCGTGCACGTCATCAACGACGGCGGGCCCGGCAGCCCGTACGACATCCGGGCCGACATCGGCGCGATCAGCCCCGAGGTGTCGCCCGGCGAGGGTGAGCCCGTGGTGGTCAAGCGGTTCCCGGACGCCTTCCACGAGACCGGGCTGGAGAAGGTGCTGCGCGAGCTGGGTTCCGGCGCGGAGCTGGTGCTGGCCGGTTTCATGACCCACATGTGTGTCACGTTCACCGCCCAGGGCGCCTTCAACCGCGGCTACCGCCCGACGGTCGTCGCCGAGGCCACCGCCACGCGGAGCCTGCCCGCCCCGGACGGCACGCCGGTGGTGGCGGGCACGCTGCGGACCGCGGCCCTGACGACGATCGGCGACCTGTTCGGCACGATCGCCCCGACGGTGGAGGACCTGATCCGCTGA
- a CDS encoding class I SAM-dependent methyltransferase produces MHRTLHGLGQRHLFADGRSYDRHAGRAFRTLHRRVADDVAAAAPSGGLVLDAGCGTGLLAAEIAQRRPDLRVHGVDLEQAMVDVAVERAERAGLADRVTFTVADLADLPLPAATADLVVSTASMHHWTDVPAIVTALHRVVRPGGPLWIYDIRWAPSGAVRAAATAAAGRRTARTLVRTGAFPVALFQRLAV; encoded by the coding sequence ATGCACCGGACACTGCACGGGCTCGGCCAGCGGCACCTCTTCGCCGACGGGCGGTCGTACGACCGGCACGCGGGCCGCGCGTTCCGCACTCTCCACCGGCGGGTCGCCGACGACGTCGCCGCGGCGGCGCCGAGCGGCGGGCTGGTGCTGGACGCCGGCTGCGGCACGGGCCTGCTCGCCGCGGAGATCGCGCAGCGGCGGCCGGATCTGCGGGTGCACGGCGTGGACCTGGAACAGGCCATGGTGGACGTCGCGGTCGAGCGCGCCGAGCGGGCGGGCCTCGCGGACCGGGTCACGTTCACGGTCGCCGACCTGGCGGACCTCCCGCTGCCGGCCGCCACCGCCGATCTCGTCGTGTCCACCGCGAGCATGCACCACTGGACCGACGTCCCCGCGATCGTGACCGCCCTGCACCGGGTCGTGCGCCCCGGCGGTCCACTGTGGATATACGACATCCGCTGGGCGCCCTCCGGCGCGGTCCGCGCGGCGGCCACCGCCGCCGCCGGCCGCCGCACGGCCCGGACGCTCGTGCGCACGGGCGCGTTCCCGGTCGCGTTGTTCCAGCGCCTGGCGGTCTGA
- a CDS encoding MIP/aquaporin family protein: MTRSLKAHGLAGELAAEFVGTMILILFGCGVVAQVSAAGIGDHDSIAWAWGIGVTLGVYVASRISGAHLNPAITVALAVFQGFSWRKVAPYALAQTAGAFVAALLVRWNYTEVLNAVDPGLTIKTQGVFSTLPGNGTLPVGDWGAFRDQVIGTAILALVIFAITDLRNTAPAANLGPVVVGFLVVAIGMAWGTNAGYAINPARDFGPRLASWLTGYDTAWSDQYGNPYWWVPILAPIVGAVIGGAIYKYFISRHLPRTEDIGPAKALEPTA; this comes from the coding sequence ATGACGCGAAGCCTCAAGGCTCACGGACTCGCCGGCGAACTCGCCGCCGAGTTCGTGGGGACGATGATCCTCATCCTGTTCGGATGCGGGGTGGTGGCCCAGGTGTCGGCCGCCGGCATCGGGGACCACGACAGCATCGCCTGGGCCTGGGGCATCGGCGTCACGCTGGGCGTCTACGTCGCATCGCGGATCAGCGGCGCCCACCTCAACCCCGCGATCACCGTCGCGCTCGCCGTGTTCCAGGGCTTCTCCTGGCGCAAGGTGGCGCCCTACGCGCTGGCCCAGACCGCCGGCGCGTTCGTCGCCGCGCTGCTGGTGCGCTGGAACTACACCGAGGTCCTGAACGCCGTCGACCCGGGCCTGACCATCAAGACCCAGGGCGTGTTCTCGACCCTGCCGGGCAACGGCACCCTGCCGGTGGGCGACTGGGGCGCCTTCCGCGACCAGGTGATCGGCACCGCGATCCTGGCGCTGGTCATCTTCGCGATCACCGACCTGCGCAACACCGCGCCGGCGGCCAACCTCGGCCCGGTCGTCGTCGGCTTCCTGGTCGTCGCGATCGGCATGGCCTGGGGCACCAACGCCGGCTACGCCATCAACCCGGCCCGCGACTTCGGGCCGCGCCTGGCGTCCTGGCTGACCGGCTACGACACCGCGTGGAGCGACCAGTACGGCAACCCGTACTGGTGGGTCCCGATCCTCGCGCCGATCGTCGGCGCGGTCATCGGCGGCGCGATCTACAAGTACTTCATCAGCCGCCACCTGCCCCGCACCGAGGACATCGGGCCCGCCAAGGCCCTCGAGCCCACCGCCTGA
- the glpK gene encoding glycerol kinase GlpK → MAVDQGTTSTRCILFDARGRLVSVAQREHQQHFPRPGWVEHDATEIWRNLGRIVPQALADAGIGAEQVAALGIANQRETTVLWDRHTGVPVGRAIVWQDTRTDAMVEALAREPGADRVRRLCGLPLATYFSAPRIRWQLEHMPGLRERAERGDVLFGTIESWLIWNLTGGPDGGLHVTDVTNASRTMLMNLRTLSWDDELLEFFDVPRAMLPEIRSSTEVYGTTSRVVPGIRIAAALGDQQAALFGQTCFAPGEAKCTYGTGSFLLLNTGTTPVLSTHGMLTTVGFRIGEEPAVYALEGSIAVTGSLVQWFRDGLGLIGSAPEIETLARTVEDNGGCYIVPAFSGLFAPHWHSEARGVIAGLTSYITKGHLARAVLEATGWQTREVVEAMNADSGLALSTLRVDGGMTADNLLMQFVADVLDVPVVRPMVAETVSLGAAYAAGLSVGYWPDLEGLRRNWHRAGQWLPEMDPSRREREYAHWRQAVELTFGWTRPSPAATAGTDVTELVQADHRRMEELFRELRNDEADRAALAGELVSLLTAHATATSRVLHPAAPGTDIAADVRALAEAASEKALLRLETVVEDHIRAEERGLLNELRRTVSPAERLSLGRAFAAERARRLDATPDPRRGLRL, encoded by the coding sequence ATGGCGGTCGACCAGGGCACCACGTCGACCCGGTGCATCCTGTTCGACGCCCGCGGGCGGCTGGTGTCCGTGGCGCAGCGCGAGCACCAGCAGCACTTCCCGCGCCCGGGCTGGGTCGAGCACGACGCGACCGAGATCTGGCGCAACCTCGGCCGGATCGTGCCGCAGGCGCTGGCCGACGCGGGCATCGGCGCGGAGCAGGTCGCCGCGCTCGGCATCGCCAACCAGCGCGAGACGACCGTGCTGTGGGACCGGCACACGGGCGTGCCCGTGGGGCGGGCGATCGTGTGGCAGGACACGCGCACCGACGCGATGGTCGAGGCGCTGGCCCGCGAGCCGGGCGCGGACCGCGTCCGGCGGCTGTGCGGGCTGCCGCTGGCGACGTACTTCTCGGCGCCGCGCATCCGCTGGCAGCTGGAGCACATGCCGGGGCTGCGCGAGCGGGCCGAGCGCGGGGACGTGCTGTTCGGCACGATCGAGAGCTGGCTGATCTGGAATCTCACCGGCGGGCCGGACGGCGGCCTGCACGTCACCGACGTCACCAACGCCTCGCGCACGATGCTGATGAACCTGCGGACGCTGTCCTGGGACGACGAGCTGCTGGAGTTCTTCGACGTGCCGCGCGCGATGCTGCCGGAGATCCGCTCGTCCACCGAGGTGTACGGCACGACGTCGCGGGTGGTGCCGGGGATCCGGATCGCCGCCGCGCTCGGCGACCAGCAGGCCGCGTTGTTCGGCCAGACGTGCTTCGCGCCGGGCGAGGCGAAGTGCACGTACGGCACCGGCAGTTTCCTCCTGCTCAACACGGGGACCACGCCGGTGCTGTCCACGCACGGCATGCTCACCACGGTCGGGTTCCGCATCGGCGAGGAGCCCGCGGTGTACGCGCTGGAAGGCTCGATCGCCGTCACCGGGTCGCTGGTCCAGTGGTTCCGCGACGGGCTCGGCCTGATCGGCAGCGCGCCGGAGATCGAGACGCTGGCGCGGACGGTCGAGGACAACGGCGGTTGCTACATCGTGCCGGCGTTCTCGGGGTTGTTCGCGCCGCACTGGCACAGCGAGGCGCGCGGCGTGATCGCCGGGCTCACCTCCTACATCACCAAGGGGCACCTGGCGCGGGCGGTGCTGGAGGCCACCGGCTGGCAGACGCGCGAGGTGGTGGAGGCGATGAACGCCGACTCCGGGCTCGCGTTGTCCACACTGCGCGTCGACGGCGGGATGACCGCGGACAACCTGCTGATGCAGTTCGTCGCGGACGTCCTGGACGTGCCGGTGGTGCGCCCGATGGTGGCCGAGACCGTGTCGCTGGGCGCGGCCTACGCGGCGGGGCTGTCGGTCGGGTACTGGCCGGACCTGGAGGGGCTGCGGCGCAACTGGCACCGCGCCGGTCAGTGGCTGCCGGAGATGGACCCGTCCCGCCGCGAGCGGGAGTACGCGCACTGGCGGCAGGCGGTGGAGCTGACGTTCGGCTGGACCCGCCCGTCCCCGGCGGCGACCGCAGGCACCGACGTGACCGAGCTGGTGCAGGCCGACCACCGGCGGATGGAGGAGCTGTTCCGCGAGCTGCGCAACGACGAGGCCGACCGGGCCGCGCTGGCGGGTGAGCTGGTGTCGCTGCTGACCGCCCACGCCACGGCGACTTCGCGGGTCCTGCACCCGGCCGCGCCCGGGACGGACATCGCCGCCGACGTGCGCGCGCTGGCGGAGGCCGCTTCGGAGAAGGCGTTGCTGCGCCTGGAAACCGTTGTGGAGGACCACATCCGCGCGGAGGAGCGCGGCCTGCTGAACGAGCTGCGCCGCACGGTGTCGCCCGCCGAGCGGCTGAGCCTGGGGCGGGCGTTCGCGGCGGAACGCGCGCGCCGGCTGGACGCCACGCCGGATCCACGGCGCGGGCTGCGCCTGTGA
- a CDS encoding IclR family transcriptional regulator, whose amino-acid sequence MPGPIQSIERAAAILRLLARGSGRLGVVEIAESLELAKGTAHGILRTLAGVGFVEQDRDTGKYQLGAALLHLGSSYLDVNELRSRAINWADALAARSGEAVRIGAPLEGRVLVVHHVFRPDDSPQTLDVGAMLPLHATALGKVLLAYDAALLASWRAAGPEAYTRRTLPPAAVARALAEVRRAGWAAERGEMVPGEAGIAAPIRGHGGIVVGAIGVSGAEDRICEPSGHPKPRLLEQVRDAARAVSRDLVASR is encoded by the coding sequence GTGCCGGGTCCCATCCAGTCCATCGAGCGCGCCGCCGCGATCCTCCGGCTGCTGGCGCGCGGTTCCGGGCGCCTCGGCGTCGTGGAGATCGCCGAGTCGCTCGAGCTGGCCAAGGGCACCGCGCACGGCATCCTGCGCACCCTCGCCGGCGTCGGGTTCGTCGAGCAGGACCGCGACACCGGCAAGTACCAGCTCGGCGCCGCCCTGCTGCACCTGGGCAGCAGCTACCTCGACGTGAACGAGCTGCGCTCCCGCGCCATCAACTGGGCCGACGCGCTGGCCGCCCGCAGCGGCGAGGCGGTGCGCATCGGCGCGCCGCTGGAGGGCCGGGTGCTGGTGGTGCACCACGTGTTCCGCCCGGACGACAGCCCGCAGACCCTGGACGTCGGCGCGATGCTGCCGCTGCACGCCACCGCGCTGGGCAAGGTGCTGCTCGCCTACGACGCCGCGCTGCTGGCGTCCTGGCGCGCGGCCGGGCCGGAGGCCTACACCCGGCGCACCCTGCCGCCTGCCGCGGTCGCCCGCGCGCTGGCCGAGGTCCGCCGGGCAGGCTGGGCGGCCGAGCGCGGCGAGATGGTGCCCGGCGAGGCCGGGATCGCCGCGCCCATCCGCGGGCACGGTGGCATCGTGGTCGGCGCGATCGGCGTCTCCGGCGCCGAGGACCGGATCTGCGAGCCCAGCGGGCACCCGAAACCGCGGCTGCTGGAGCAGGTCCGCGACGCGGCCAGGGCGGTCTCCCGCGACCTCGTCGCGTCCCGGTGA
- the sigJ gene encoding RNA polymerase sigma factor SigJ has translation MTTDPGLSAVVSERRQLINLAYRLLGTLADAEDVVQETYARWYSLSRAQQEAIASPGAWLTTVASRICLDLLGSARARRERYVGEWIPEPLPDRGSAADPADRVTLDESVSMAFLVVLDAMTPAERVAFVLHDVFGYPFAEVAEIVGRTPAACRQLATSARRRVRDARVPATSAEQRAAVVRNFKRAWENRDIRALVGLLDPGATVVADGGGLVSAAPHPIEGAAEIARYMAALVEQAPGLGLEERPVNGQPGLVVRHAGRTEAVLAFEVDGDRVSRIWAVRNPEKLRPWTDS, from the coding sequence ATGACCACCGATCCGGGCCTGAGCGCCGTCGTCAGCGAGCGGCGTCAGCTGATCAACCTCGCCTACCGGCTGCTCGGCACGCTGGCCGACGCCGAGGACGTCGTGCAGGAGACCTACGCCCGGTGGTACTCCCTGTCCCGCGCGCAGCAGGAGGCGATCGCCTCCCCGGGCGCGTGGCTGACGACGGTGGCCAGCCGGATCTGCCTCGACCTGCTCGGCTCGGCCCGCGCCCGCCGCGAGCGGTACGTCGGCGAGTGGATCCCGGAGCCGCTGCCCGACCGCGGGTCCGCCGCCGACCCGGCCGACCGCGTCACGCTCGACGAGTCGGTCAGCATGGCCTTCCTCGTGGTGCTCGACGCGATGACCCCGGCCGAGCGGGTGGCGTTCGTGCTGCACGACGTGTTCGGCTACCCGTTCGCCGAGGTCGCCGAGATCGTCGGCCGCACACCCGCGGCGTGCCGTCAGCTGGCCACGTCGGCGCGGCGCCGCGTCCGCGACGCGCGGGTGCCCGCCACCTCCGCCGAGCAGCGGGCGGCGGTCGTGCGGAACTTCAAGCGCGCGTGGGAAAACCGGGACATCCGGGCGCTGGTCGGCCTGCTCGACCCCGGCGCGACGGTGGTCGCCGACGGCGGCGGGCTCGTCAGCGCCGCGCCGCACCCGATCGAAGGCGCGGCGGAGATCGCCCGCTACATGGCCGCGCTCGTCGAGCAGGCCCCCGGCCTGGGCCTGGAGGAACGCCCGGTCAACGGCCAGCCCGGCCTGGTGGTCCGGCACGCCGGCCGCACCGAGGCGGTGCTGGCGTTCGAGGTCGACGGCGACCGCGTCAGCCGGATCTGGGCGGTGCGCAACCCGGAGAAACTGCGGCCCTGGACCGATTCCTGA
- a CDS encoding MmcQ/YjbR family DNA-binding protein, whose protein sequence is MSVRSAEFHDMVDALAEVERGKGSEYTSFSVRGKRFGYYWPRTETVGLKQTLIEQQALVAERPEVFEEQFTAGGFGWVVVHLAGIDADELAELVYEAWRLSAPEELIAAQPLPR, encoded by the coding sequence ATGAGCGTGCGCAGTGCGGAGTTCCACGACATGGTGGACGCGCTGGCGGAGGTCGAGCGCGGCAAGGGCAGCGAGTACACGTCCTTCAGCGTGCGCGGCAAGCGGTTCGGCTACTACTGGCCGCGCACGGAGACCGTGGGGCTGAAGCAGACGCTGATCGAGCAGCAGGCGCTGGTCGCGGAGCGGCCGGAGGTGTTCGAGGAGCAGTTCACCGCGGGCGGGTTCGGCTGGGTGGTGGTCCACCTGGCCGGCATCGACGCCGACGAGCTGGCCGAACTGGTCTACGAGGCGTGGCGGCTGTCCGCGCCGGAGGAGCTCATCGCCGCGCAGCCGTTGCCGCGCTAG